aagcaacactaatttatttgaATATAtcacaaatattaaactccagtccagttacaggcgttattaacatcagcggaaacaaactccaactgtcagaatgaacacgattcagtcagaatgtgattaacagcagcaataacagcagaatccaacccctgcaatcacttgtgaactcgctggtgtgtcagcaggttggatgatgtagtgaatcccttcccacactccgagcaggtgaatggcctctccccagtgtgaactcgctggtgtgtcagcaggtgggagaaccgagtgaatcccttcccacaatcggagcaggtgaatggcctctccccagtgtgaactcgctggtgtgtcagcaggtgggagaaccgagtgaatcccttcccacaatcggagcaggtgaacggcctctccccagtgtgaactcgctggtgtgccagcaggctggaggactgagtgaatccctccccacactcgcagcaggtgaacggcctctccccagtgtgaactcgctggtgcctcagcagatgggagaactgagtgaatcccttcccacaatcggagcaggtgaacggcctctccccagtgtgaactcgctggtgtgtcagcaggttggatgatgtagtgaatcccttcccacaatcggagcatgtgaacggcctctccctagtgtgaactcgctggtgtgtcagcaggtgggagggctgaatgaatcccttcccacaaacggagcaggtgaatggttcctccccagtgtgaactcgctggtgtgtcagcaggttggatgatgtaatgaatcccttcccacaatcagagcaggtgaaaggcctctccctagtgtgaactcgctggtgtgtcagcaggttggatgactgagtgaatcccttcccacaatccgagcaggtgaacggcctctccctagtgtgaactcgctgatgagtcagcaggttggatgatgtagtgaatcccttcccacactcagagcaggtgaatggcctctccccagtgtgagctcgctggtgtgtcagcaggtgggaggaccgaatgaatcccttcccacactcagagcaggtgaacggcctctccccagtgtgaactcgctggtgtgtcagcaggtgggaggactgagtgaatcccttcccacaatcagagcaggtgaacggcctctccccagtgtgaactcgctgatgtgtttccagctgggacgggtagttgaaacgtttcccacagtccccacacggtttctccccagtgtgactgcgcttgtgtctctccaggttggatgatcggctgaagccttgtccacacacagagcacgtgtagagcttctccccgctgtgaacagtgctttttgcttccatggtcaaaggccgatgatattcaggtcccgatgaatcgagtgactccgtcagatcttaatgtgatgtttggtttgagcctccggtcgacaaatcctccccgtttaataccctgtaagtgaatttcaaacaagaaaaagggtgggtgagagagaacccacaaaaca
This region of Pristiophorus japonicus isolate sPriJap1 unplaced genomic scaffold, sPriJap1.hap1 HAP1_SCAFFOLD_416, whole genome shotgun sequence genomic DNA includes:
- the LOC139250701 gene encoding zinc finger protein 229-like, translating into MEAKSTVHSGEKLYTCSVCGQGFSRSSNLERHKRSHTGEKPCGDCGKRFNYPSQLETHQRVHTGERPFTCSDCGKGFTQSSHLLTHQRVHTGERPFTCSECGKGFIRSSHLLTHQRAHTGERPFTCSECGKGFTTSSNLLTHQRVHTRERPFTCSDCGKGFTQSSNLLTHQRVHTRERPFTCSDCGKGFITSSNLLTHQRVHTGEEPFTCSVCGKGFIQPSHLLTHQRVHTRERPFTCSDCGKGFTTSSNLLTHQRVHTGERPFTCSDCGKGFTQFSHLLRHQRVHTGERPFTCCECGEGFTQSSSLLAHQRVHTGERPFTCSDCGKGFTRFSHLLTHQRVHTGERPFTCSDCGKGFTRFSHLLTHQRVHTGERPFTCSECGKGFTTSSNLLTHQRVHK